One Lysobacter enzymogenes DNA segment encodes these proteins:
- a CDS encoding transposase: MSEHEWAQFVEVARTLIQLRPAEEDNTRRFVEAVLTVMSGRRFWAQLPSERFGKWYLHHHRNLRWLERGVWLALAQRGAFGPERSRQMIGFVERQRASLQRQRARRRARLLSKDG; the protein is encoded by the coding sequence TTGAGCGAACACGAGTGGGCTCAGTTCGTCGAGGTCGCCCGCACGCTGATCCAACTGCGCCCGGCCGAAGAGGACAACACCCGCCGCTTCGTCGAGGCCGTGTTGACGGTGATGTCGGGGCGGCGCTTCTGGGCGCAGCTGCCGAGCGAACGCTTCGGCAAGTGGTATCTGCACCATCACCGCAATCTGCGCTGGCTGGAGCGCGGGGTGTGGCTGGCGCTGGCGCAGCGCGGCGCGTTCGGGCCGGAGCGCTCGCGGCAGATGATCGGGTTCGTCGAACGCCAGCGCGCGAGCCTGCAGCGCCAGCGCGCGCGCAGGCGGGCGCGGCTGTTGTCGAAGGACGGTTGA
- a CDS encoding S8 family serine peptidase, whose protein sequence is MRQDWKKQTALCVATLAALSAGAAQAQQGDPLYRYQWHLMNYGQAVIGDTRPVSGIDIGIDDLHDYNIRGKGVIVGVLDRGIEIAHPDIAANMVPNGSWNFINQTHDTTPTNGQAHGMAVGGIIGAVGWNGIGVRGVAPSARLKSFNFLDAGGSNDQVRYAWWDGALAKDQDVSNNSWGPGFPIFLPTISENELAAWENPMSATRGGRGVVYVKAAGNSFSYVGGSSFRNGENLCAANRPAVGCSQSIFARESNFFNVITVAAVNAAGRRSSYSTPGASIWVSGLGGEYGWERATLAAQQTTPEDQAALARLSAVNFDPAIMTTDLSGCALGYNTNQVRPATTWSHDNVNRLESDQSAIDNTCNYAATMNGTSAASPTVSGVVALMLQANPKLSFRDVKYILATTARQIDPQQAPVVDAAGNVLAAGWTVNAAGRPFSAWYGFGLADATMAVTRATGFKSLGPLLDSGWQRAALDQAQPIGNTAAPARATIRIAGGAARIEGVQIGFDTSAPARNAYPYVATTVRISLISPSGTRAIVLPPGSLPVNDGGTLSASLASVNAFLDEPGNGDWTLEVADTALAAGAAANANLSSFKIRVLGR, encoded by the coding sequence ATGCGACAAGATTGGAAGAAGCAGACGGCGCTGTGCGTGGCCACCCTGGCCGCGCTGTCGGCCGGCGCGGCGCAGGCGCAGCAGGGCGACCCGCTGTATCGGTATCAGTGGCACCTGATGAACTACGGCCAGGCGGTGATCGGCGATACCCGGCCGGTCTCGGGCATCGACATCGGCATCGACGACCTGCACGACTACAACATCCGCGGCAAGGGCGTGATCGTCGGCGTGCTGGATCGCGGCATCGAGATCGCCCACCCCGACATCGCCGCGAACATGGTCCCCAACGGGTCGTGGAACTTCATCAACCAGACCCACGACACCACCCCGACCAACGGACAAGCGCATGGCATGGCCGTCGGCGGCATCATCGGCGCGGTCGGCTGGAACGGCATCGGCGTGCGCGGCGTGGCGCCGAGCGCGCGGCTTAAGAGCTTCAACTTCCTCGATGCCGGCGGTTCCAACGACCAGGTCCGCTATGCGTGGTGGGATGGCGCGCTGGCCAAGGACCAAGACGTGTCCAACAACAGCTGGGGACCGGGCTTTCCGATCTTCCTGCCGACGATCTCCGAGAACGAGCTGGCGGCCTGGGAGAACCCGATGTCGGCCACCCGCGGCGGACGCGGCGTGGTGTACGTCAAGGCGGCGGGCAACAGCTTCAGCTACGTGGGCGGGTCGTCGTTCCGCAACGGCGAAAACCTGTGCGCCGCGAACCGCCCGGCGGTCGGCTGCAGCCAGTCGATCTTCGCCAGGGAATCCAACTTCTTCAACGTCATCACCGTGGCCGCGGTCAATGCCGCCGGCAGGCGCTCCAGCTACTCCACGCCCGGCGCGTCGATCTGGGTCTCGGGCCTGGGCGGCGAGTACGGCTGGGAACGCGCGACCCTGGCTGCCCAGCAGACCACGCCGGAGGACCAGGCGGCGCTGGCGCGGTTGTCGGCGGTGAACTTCGACCCTGCGATCATGACCACCGACCTGTCCGGCTGCGCCCTGGGCTACAACACCAATCAGGTCCGGCCGGCGACGACGTGGTCGCACGACAACGTCAACCGCCTGGAATCCGACCAGTCGGCGATCGACAACACCTGCAACTACGCCGCGACCATGAACGGCACCTCGGCCGCGTCGCCGACCGTCAGCGGCGTGGTCGCGTTGATGCTGCAGGCCAATCCCAAGCTGAGCTTCCGCGACGTCAAGTACATCCTCGCCACCACCGCGCGCCAGATCGATCCGCAACAGGCGCCGGTCGTCGACGCCGCCGGCAACGTGCTCGCGGCGGGCTGGACGGTCAACGCCGCCGGACGTCCCTTCAGCGCCTGGTACGGCTTCGGCCTGGCCGACGCGACGATGGCGGTGACCCGCGCCACCGGCTTCAAATCGCTCGGGCCGTTGCTCGACAGCGGCTGGCAGCGCGCGGCGCTGGACCAGGCGCAGCCGATCGGCAACACCGCGGCGCCGGCGCGCGCGACCATCCGCATCGCCGGCGGCGCCGCCCGCATCGAAGGCGTGCAGATCGGCTTCGACACCAGCGCGCCGGCCCGCAACGCGTATCCGTATGTCGCCACGACCGTGCGGATCTCCTTGATCTCGCCGAGCGGAACGCGCGCGATCGTGCTGCCGCCGGGATCGCTGCCGGTCAACGACGGCGGCACCCTGAGCGCGTCGCTGGCGTCGGTCAACGCCTTCCTCGACGAACCCGGCAACGGCGACTGGACGCTGGAAGTCGCCGACACCGCGCTGGCGGCGGGTGCCGCCGCCAACGCCAACCTGTCTTCGTTCAAGATCCGAGTCCTGGGGCGCTGA
- a CDS encoding fimbrial protein, protein MKRASAIAFALALAVPGACFAADGTVHFEGSVIAPTCVLTNGPSPADIRVKLPAVAVSALSAAGEVAGRTPFIIRVADCDASTTQIQTFFEPGPTINTSNNNLTLQGGAGTAGNVELQVLNADYSQVLLGNPLALQNSQQVAVDTGGAALRYYAQYFATGAATAGSANSSVTFTMIYQ, encoded by the coding sequence ATGAAGCGTGCTTCCGCAATCGCGTTCGCCCTCGCCCTGGCCGTGCCCGGCGCGTGTTTCGCCGCCGACGGCACCGTCCACTTCGAAGGCTCGGTGATCGCGCCGACCTGCGTGCTCACCAACGGGCCGTCGCCGGCCGACATCCGGGTCAAGCTGCCCGCGGTCGCGGTGTCGGCGCTGTCGGCCGCCGGCGAAGTCGCCGGCCGCACGCCCTTCATCATCCGCGTCGCCGATTGCGATGCCAGCACCACCCAGATCCAGACCTTCTTCGAGCCGGGCCCGACCATCAACACCAGCAACAACAACCTGACCCTGCAGGGCGGCGCCGGCACCGCCGGCAACGTCGAGCTGCAGGTGCTCAACGCCGATTACTCGCAGGTCTTGCTGGGCAACCCGCTGGCGCTGCAGAACAGCCAGCAGGTCGCGGTCGATACCGGCGGCGCCGCGCTGCGCTATTACGCGCAGTACTTCGCGACCGGCGCGGCGACCGCCGGCTCGGCGAACAGCAGCGTCACCTTCACCATGATCTACCAGTAA
- a CDS encoding transposase: MSRRKNVLDIRRVAFSVTFVAGTRGPVGGASSSRCAGRTIRAARPQGEAVNPKALIAARAVRTGAAVPRAFADESAGGRMLAAARSRASGDDHPHPRSAQTRTRLDDAQWRAIAARLPPTLTRRAQRNAPRYRRFVEDVLQVAAGDLRWRELEPNAGSWRTVYMRFLRWCEDGVWDGVIDALQAEPELARALRRRVDEHRRASGRRRQTAAPKTDAAAHAHRRGDRAR; the protein is encoded by the coding sequence GTGTCGCGGAGAAAAAACGTTCTGGATATTAGACGGGTCGCATTTTCTGTGACCTTCGTCGCTGGTACGCGCGGCCCGGTCGGCGGCGCCAGTTCATCGCGTTGCGCCGGCCGCACGATCCGTGCGGCGCGGCCGCAAGGAGAAGCAGTGAATCCGAAAGCGCTCATCGCAGCGAGGGCGGTGCGGACCGGCGCGGCCGTGCCGCGCGCATTCGCGGACGAATCGGCGGGAGGCCGGATGTTGGCGGCGGCGCGTTCGCGCGCGAGCGGCGACGATCATCCGCATCCGCGCTCGGCACAGACGCGGACCCGGCTCGACGACGCGCAGTGGCGGGCCATCGCCGCGCGCCTGCCGCCGACGCTGACCCGGCGCGCGCAACGCAACGCCCCTCGCTATCGGCGCTTCGTCGAGGACGTGCTGCAGGTCGCCGCCGGCGACCTGCGCTGGCGCGAACTGGAGCCGAACGCGGGCAGCTGGCGCACGGTGTACATGCGTTTCCTGCGCTGGTGCGAGGACGGCGTGTGGGACGGCGTGATCGATGCGTTGCAGGCCGAGCCGGAACTGGCCCGGGCGCTGCGCCGGCGCGTGGACGAGCATCGGCGCGCGAGCGGGCGGCGCCGGCAGACCGCGGCGCCGAAGACCGACGCCGCCGCGCACGCGCATCGGCGCGGCGACCGCGCGCGCTGA
- a CDS encoding AI-2E family transporter: MEPHVDPAAAPGPGVAPTLAATSLKAPPARIAAWLFAAAALFLVLKFGLLSALLSGLLVFQLVHTLARLADRRIKGQWARLFAVMLIAALVVGGLTLATLGLIAFFRADTGGEQALLARLMDVIDASRAQVPAWAQPYLPEDLSDLQRALSAWLDEHRGELSLVGAEAVQLGARLVIGMVLGAMIALQDELQPLKLGPLGSEMLARAARLSDAFRRVVFAQIKISALNTAFTAAFLLIVLPLFGVHLPMAKTLVVLTFVVGLLPVVGNLISNTLITVAGLSVSVYVAAAALLYLVLIHKLEYFLNARIVGGEIQARAWELLLAMLMMEALFGMPGLVAAPIYYAYLKRELVEQGWI; this comes from the coding sequence ATGGAACCCCACGTCGACCCTGCCGCGGCGCCCGGCCCCGGCGTCGCTCCCACGCTTGCGGCGACGTCGCTGAAAGCGCCGCCGGCGCGCATCGCGGCCTGGCTGTTCGCCGCGGCGGCGCTGTTCCTGGTGCTGAAGTTCGGCCTGCTCAGCGCGCTGCTGTCGGGGTTGCTGGTGTTCCAGCTGGTGCACACGCTCGCGCGCCTGGCCGACCGGCGGATCAAGGGGCAGTGGGCGCGGCTGTTCGCGGTGATGCTGATCGCGGCGCTGGTGGTCGGCGGCCTGACCCTGGCGACCCTGGGCCTGATCGCGTTCTTCCGCGCCGACACCGGCGGCGAGCAGGCGCTGCTGGCGCGGCTGATGGACGTCATCGACGCCTCGCGCGCGCAGGTGCCGGCCTGGGCCCAGCCCTACCTGCCGGAAGACCTCAGCGACCTGCAGCGCGCGCTGAGCGCGTGGCTGGACGAGCACCGCGGCGAGTTGAGCCTGGTCGGCGCCGAAGCGGTGCAGCTGGGCGCGCGGCTGGTGATCGGCATGGTGCTCGGCGCGATGATCGCGCTGCAGGACGAACTGCAGCCGCTCAAGCTCGGTCCGCTGGGCTCGGAAATGCTGGCGCGCGCCGCGCGCCTGTCCGACGCGTTCCGCCGGGTGGTGTTCGCGCAGATCAAGATCTCCGCGCTCAACACCGCGTTCACCGCGGCCTTCCTGCTGATCGTGCTGCCGTTGTTCGGCGTGCACCTGCCGATGGCCAAGACCCTGGTGGTGCTGACCTTCGTGGTCGGGCTGCTGCCGGTGGTCGGCAACCTGATCTCCAACACCCTGATCACTGTGGCCGGTCTGTCGGTGTCGGTCTACGTCGCCGCGGCGGCGTTGCTGTATCTGGTGCTGATCCACAAACTGGAATACTTCCTCAACGCGCGCATCGTCGGCGGCGAGATCCAGGCGCGCGCATGGGAGCTGCTGCTGGCGATGCTGATGATGGAAGCCCTGTTCGGCATGCCGGGGCTGGTGGCCGCGCCGATCTACTACGCCTACCTCAAGCGCGAACTGGTCGAGCAAGGCTGGATCTGA
- a CDS encoding AHH domain-containing protein produces the protein MRLIPPPRKTAAALAALVLSMACATASAQVNCADWPATGDPSPLNLLEAERAALDREAASPHPRAHVGPLGDSEQNAGLQSYPNLMTNGDRRRSLLGLSVNDKMQAHHVFPMAQVRALPDAYKTPLNQVWSSDSAANLIALPSDAATQSAMATPLPIHRGSHIKYSAEIEARYMKKKNDGQDCKLDLTQADNIKKLVDSVISEMRPEIEKGTASKWYPNLCDAQGGFCDLSQDSDGD, from the coding sequence ATGCGCCTCATTCCCCCACCCCGCAAGACCGCCGCCGCGCTGGCCGCGCTCGTCCTGTCGATGGCGTGCGCGACCGCCTCGGCGCAAGTGAACTGCGCAGACTGGCCCGCCACCGGCGATCCCTCGCCGTTGAACCTGCTCGAAGCCGAACGAGCGGCCCTCGACCGCGAAGCCGCCTCGCCGCACCCGCGCGCGCACGTCGGCCCGCTCGGCGATTCCGAGCAGAACGCGGGCCTGCAGAGCTATCCCAACCTCATGACCAACGGCGACCGGCGCAGGTCTTTGCTCGGCCTGAGCGTCAACGACAAGATGCAGGCCCATCACGTGTTTCCGATGGCGCAGGTGCGGGCGCTGCCCGATGCGTACAAGACCCCGCTCAACCAGGTCTGGAGTTCCGACAGCGCGGCCAACCTGATCGCGCTGCCGTCCGACGCCGCCACCCAGAGCGCGATGGCCACGCCACTGCCGATCCATCGCGGCAGCCACATCAAGTACAGCGCCGAGATCGAAGCCCGCTACATGAAGAAGAAGAACGACGGCCAGGACTGCAAGCTCGACCTGACCCAAGCGGACAACATCAAGAAGCTGGTCGACAGCGTGATCTCCGAGATGCGGCCGGAGATCGAGAAGGGCACCGCCAGCAAGTGGTATCCGAACCTGTGCGATGCCCAGGGCGGCTTCTGCGATCTGTCGCAGGATTCCGACGGCGACTGA
- a CDS encoding M13 family metallopeptidase: MSLRPNLLSLGLALALAGGLAACKPAGNEAAAPEPAKPAAAAPAAAATPVSGVDLAGMDKSVKPGDDFDAFANGGWRKNFEIPADRSNYGAFTVLLETAEKRNAELIAQLAASKPADGSDARRIADFHAAYMDEAGIEKRGLQSLQPQLDSIKAIASRADLSRVLGAGVRADTDPLNATNFHTDNLFGVFVAKSLDEPAYVATLMQGGLGMPDREYYLSQDKDMAATRAAYETYIAALLKQAGVADAETKAKAILALETKIAKAHAPVIDSQNVHKSNNPWPAAAFAQRAPGIDWTAFFDAAGLSAQKTVVAWQPGAIAGIARLVGSEPLPAWQDYLTFHALDHAAWNEPLRGPGELPKAYTDLAFGFHGTTLAGTPQARERGKRALDATSAALGDAVGKLYAEKYFPASSKAKVEEMVHNILAAFDERVDSLAWMSAQTKAKAREKAKSMRVGVGYPERWRDYAKLEIRADDALGNRLRAELQEYRHQIGKLGQPVDAGEWWMTPQTVNAVQLPLQNAMNFPAAILDKPFFDPDADPAANYGAIGAVIGHEISHGFDDTGAEFDGQGKLHNWWTPEDSKHFAEATQKLAAQYSAYQPLPGLHVNGKLTSGENIADVSGLTIAYMAYRKSLGGKDAPVIDGLSGDQRFFLAFGQTWRSKIRDAALRQRILTDGHAPAAQRAQTVRNIDAWYDAWGAKPGEALYLAPEQRIKIW; the protein is encoded by the coding sequence ATGTCCCTGCGTCCCAACCTCCTCTCCCTCGGCCTGGCGCTGGCGCTCGCCGGCGGCCTCGCCGCGTGCAAGCCGGCCGGCAACGAAGCGGCCGCACCCGAGCCCGCCAAGCCCGCGGCCGCGGCGCCCGCCGCAGCGGCGACGCCGGTGTCGGGCGTCGATCTCGCCGGCATGGACAAGTCGGTGAAGCCCGGCGACGACTTCGACGCCTTCGCCAACGGCGGCTGGCGCAAGAACTTCGAGATTCCCGCCGACCGCTCCAACTACGGCGCGTTCACCGTGCTGCTGGAAACCGCGGAGAAGCGCAACGCCGAACTGATCGCGCAATTGGCCGCGAGCAAGCCCGCCGACGGCAGCGACGCGCGCCGCATCGCCGACTTCCACGCCGCCTACATGGACGAGGCCGGGATCGAGAAGCGCGGCCTGCAGTCGCTGCAGCCGCAACTGGATTCGATCAAGGCCATCGCCTCGCGCGCCGACCTCTCGCGCGTGCTCGGCGCCGGCGTGCGCGCCGACACCGATCCGCTCAACGCGACCAACTTCCACACCGACAACCTGTTCGGCGTGTTCGTCGCCAAGAGCCTGGACGAACCGGCCTACGTCGCCACCTTGATGCAGGGCGGCCTGGGCATGCCCGACCGCGAGTACTACCTGTCGCAGGACAAGGACATGGCGGCGACCCGCGCCGCCTACGAAACCTACATCGCCGCGCTGTTGAAGCAAGCCGGCGTCGCCGATGCCGAAACCAAGGCCAAGGCGATCCTCGCGCTGGAAACCAAGATCGCCAAGGCGCACGCGCCGGTGATCGATTCGCAGAACGTGCACAAGTCGAACAACCCGTGGCCGGCCGCCGCGTTCGCGCAGCGCGCGCCGGGCATCGACTGGACCGCGTTCTTCGACGCGGCCGGACTGTCGGCGCAGAAAACCGTCGTCGCCTGGCAGCCCGGCGCGATCGCCGGCATCGCCCGTCTGGTCGGCAGCGAACCGCTGCCGGCGTGGCAGGATTACCTGACCTTCCACGCGCTCGACCACGCCGCCTGGAACGAACCCCTGCGCGGCCCCGGCGAGCTGCCCAAGGCCTATACCGATCTGGCCTTCGGTTTCCACGGCACCACCCTGGCCGGCACCCCGCAGGCGCGCGAGCGCGGCAAGCGCGCGCTCGACGCGACCAGCGCCGCGCTCGGCGACGCGGTCGGCAAGCTCTACGCGGAAAAGTATTTCCCGGCTTCGTCCAAGGCCAAGGTCGAGGAGATGGTGCACAACATCCTCGCCGCGTTCGACGAGCGCGTGGACTCGCTGGCCTGGATGTCGGCGCAGACCAAGGCCAAGGCGCGCGAGAAGGCCAAGTCGATGCGGGTCGGCGTCGGCTATCCCGAGCGCTGGCGCGATTACGCCAAGCTGGAGATCCGCGCCGACGACGCGCTCGGCAACCGCCTGCGCGCGGAACTGCAGGAATACCGCCACCAGATCGGCAAGCTCGGCCAGCCGGTCGACGCCGGCGAGTGGTGGATGACCCCGCAGACCGTCAACGCGGTGCAACTGCCGCTGCAGAACGCGATGAACTTCCCCGCGGCGATCCTCGACAAGCCGTTCTTCGATCCCGACGCCGACCCGGCCGCGAACTACGGCGCGATCGGCGCGGTGATCGGCCACGAGATCAGCCACGGTTTCGACGACACCGGCGCCGAATTCGACGGCCAGGGCAAACTGCACAACTGGTGGACGCCGGAAGACAGCAAGCACTTCGCCGAAGCCACGCAAAAACTCGCCGCGCAGTACAGCGCCTACCAGCCGCTGCCGGGCCTGCACGTCAACGGCAAGCTGACCTCCGGCGAGAACATCGCCGACGTCTCCGGCCTGACCATCGCCTACATGGCCTACCGCAAGTCGCTCGGCGGCAAGGACGCGCCGGTGATCGACGGCCTCAGCGGCGACCAGCGCTTCTTCCTCGCGTTCGGCCAGACCTGGCGCAGCAAGATCCGCGACGCCGCCCTGCGCCAGCGCATCCTCACCGACGGCCACGCCCCGGCCGCGCAGCGCGCGCAGACCGTGCGCAACATCGACGCGTGGTACGACGCCTGGGGCGCCAAGCCGGGCGAAGCGCTGTATCTGGCGCCGGAGCAGCGGATCAAGATCTGGTGA
- a CDS encoding type 2 lanthipeptide synthetase LanM family protein — MASVADARGFEASLGCLTSSALDDLAAQLRSSPGLGEREAERVLQATGESLTTVVHAKVGRLLLLELNAARVTGRLGEDGSAQERWQRFIELASQREFWDGLHPHYPTLLPRVRRIVEHRCAASLSFARRWSEDRPRLAELCGGDPGELQSLRFGAGDSHCQGLTVAVVACEGGQVVYKPRSLAIDIALRGFLRMLERAHGAALPIAVPRVVDRGGHGWSEFVAHRHAAGEDELRSFYLGIGHWLAVMRLLGGTDLHAENLIAHGGRPVVVDCETLFTPRLPTLASGLGDGHDRAVDLVSGTVLNIGLLPTRGAGLGWRGVDNSAAGMLPGQQPMMSLPGIVDAGSDRARLGQQLVAAPVAQNHPSAEPMLHRYWPQVLQGFDASTSTLQRMDADGTLRATLAAFADCQVRVVPRASEAYAEIGRMLWHPVSLHDEAKARRTAHELLAKMAANVSIAPDDPHVIDAEIDDLLDGDIPLFSTRVREGRLHGPRGTRWLAPGDLAERSWRRWKAADFEMERRFIGASLISAYANDGWMPDMPQLRVEPRVEDLDRRRREQVARIVGRMIDNAIFGDDGTVAWVAPGFTAAGWAVQPLGVDVYNGVSGMALLAGAYLREAAAGRADRLDGVEPLFAASVRTLAFAEARRAEQRRGRLKLRPRTPGAYVGLGSQIWTWLQLARWGLDDGDGLARARALAEELPESAAADEVNDVLMGTAGAIAPLLMLARASGDAGYADLASDLGRRLVERGRREDGRLFWTHERWPQGLGGFAHGASGMGWALTRLARETGRGEHHDAAQAAFAFEDALFDTQEGNWRDLRMLPGVTASTAWCHGATGIGLARADLDRRYLQPRTRETLRAAAAATWRAGLGWNHCACHGDAGNGELLAHAIDAGVGPEGVSRTDLLAALVTGLERHGAYSGGPREVFSPALLPGIGGIAYQLLRAHADSDLPTILVPAVD, encoded by the coding sequence ATGGCGTCTGTAGCGGACGCACGCGGTTTCGAAGCATCGCTGGGCTGCCTGACCTCGTCCGCGCTGGACGATCTGGCAGCCCAGCTTCGTTCCAGCCCCGGCCTGGGCGAGCGCGAAGCCGAGCGGGTGCTGCAGGCGACCGGCGAATCGCTGACCACGGTGGTGCACGCCAAGGTCGGGCGCCTGCTGTTGCTGGAACTCAACGCCGCGCGCGTGACCGGCCGGCTGGGCGAGGACGGCAGCGCGCAGGAACGTTGGCAGCGTTTCATCGAACTGGCGTCGCAACGCGAGTTCTGGGACGGGCTGCATCCGCACTATCCGACCCTGCTGCCGCGGGTGCGGCGTATCGTCGAGCATCGCTGCGCGGCGTCGCTGTCGTTCGCCCGGCGCTGGAGCGAAGACCGACCGCGCCTGGCCGAACTGTGCGGGGGCGACCCCGGCGAATTGCAGTCGCTGCGTTTCGGCGCGGGCGACAGTCATTGCCAGGGACTGACCGTGGCCGTGGTGGCCTGCGAAGGCGGCCAGGTGGTGTACAAGCCGCGCTCGCTGGCGATCGACATCGCGTTGCGCGGATTCCTGCGGATGCTCGAACGCGCGCACGGCGCAGCGTTGCCGATCGCGGTGCCGCGAGTGGTGGATCGCGGCGGGCACGGCTGGAGCGAATTCGTCGCCCATCGCCATGCGGCCGGCGAAGACGAATTGCGCAGCTTCTACCTGGGCATCGGCCACTGGCTGGCGGTGATGCGCCTGCTCGGCGGCACCGACCTGCACGCCGAGAATCTGATCGCGCACGGCGGTCGCCCGGTGGTGGTGGATTGCGAAACCCTGTTCACGCCGAGACTGCCGACGCTCGCCTCGGGCCTGGGCGACGGCCACGACCGCGCCGTCGATCTGGTCTCCGGCACCGTACTCAACATCGGCCTGCTGCCCACGCGCGGCGCCGGCCTGGGCTGGCGCGGCGTCGACAATTCCGCGGCCGGCATGCTGCCGGGCCAGCAGCCGATGATGAGCCTGCCGGGCATCGTCGACGCGGGATCGGACCGGGCACGGCTGGGCCAGCAACTGGTGGCCGCGCCGGTCGCGCAGAACCATCCCAGCGCCGAACCGATGCTGCATCGTTATTGGCCGCAGGTGTTGCAAGGCTTCGATGCCTCGACCTCGACGCTGCAGCGAATGGACGCGGACGGCACGCTGCGCGCGACGCTGGCCGCCTTCGCCGATTGCCAGGTGCGGGTGGTGCCGCGCGCCAGCGAGGCCTATGCCGAGATCGGCCGCATGCTGTGGCATCCGGTGTCGTTGCACGACGAAGCCAAGGCGCGACGCACCGCGCACGAACTGCTGGCCAAGATGGCCGCCAACGTCTCCATCGCGCCCGACGATCCGCACGTGATCGACGCCGAGATCGACGACCTGCTCGACGGCGACATTCCGCTGTTTTCCACCCGGGTCCGCGAGGGACGCCTGCACGGGCCGCGCGGCACCCGGTGGCTGGCGCCGGGCGATCTGGCGGAGCGATCCTGGCGCCGCTGGAAAGCGGCGGATTTCGAGATGGAGCGGCGCTTCATCGGCGCCTCGCTGATCAGCGCCTACGCCAACGACGGCTGGATGCCCGATATGCCGCAACTGCGGGTCGAGCCGCGCGTCGAGGATCTCGACCGGCGCCGGCGCGAGCAGGTCGCGCGCATCGTCGGCCGCATGATCGACAACGCCATATTCGGCGACGACGGCACGGTGGCCTGGGTCGCGCCGGGTTTCACCGCCGCCGGCTGGGCGGTGCAGCCGCTGGGCGTCGACGTCTACAACGGCGTGTCCGGCATGGCCTTGCTGGCCGGCGCGTACCTGCGCGAGGCCGCGGCCGGACGCGCGGACCGGCTCGACGGAGTCGAGCCCTTGTTCGCCGCCAGCGTGCGCACGCTGGCCTTCGCCGAGGCCCGGCGCGCCGAGCAGCGACGCGGACGGCTGAAGCTGCGGCCGCGCACGCCCGGCGCGTACGTCGGCCTGGGCTCGCAGATCTGGACCTGGCTGCAACTCGCGCGTTGGGGACTCGATGACGGCGACGGCCTGGCCCGCGCGCGCGCCCTGGCCGAGGAACTGCCGGAGTCCGCCGCGGCCGACGAGGTCAACGATGTGCTGATGGGAACGGCGGGCGCGATCGCGCCGCTGTTGATGCTGGCGCGCGCCAGCGGCGACGCCGGCTACGCCGATCTGGCCAGCGACCTGGGCCGGCGCCTGGTCGAGCGCGGACGACGCGAGGACGGCCGCCTGTTCTGGACCCACGAGCGCTGGCCGCAAGGCCTGGGCGGGTTCGCGCACGGCGCCAGCGGCATGGGCTGGGCGTTGACGCGGCTCGCGCGCGAGACCGGTCGCGGCGAGCATCACGACGCCGCGCAGGCCGCGTTCGCGTTCGAAGACGCCTTGTTCGATACGCAGGAGGGCAACTGGCGCGACCTGCGCATGCTGCCCGGAGTGACCGCCTCGACCGCGTGGTGCCACGGCGCGACCGGCATCGGTTTGGCGCGCGCGGACCTGGACCGGCGATACCTGCAACCGCGCACGCGCGAAACCTTGCGCGCCGCCGCCGCGGCCACCTGGCGCGCAGGCTTGGGCTGGAACCATTGCGCCTGCCACGGCGATGCCGGCAACGGCGAATTGCTGGCGCATGCGATCGATGCCGGGGTCGGCCCCGAGGGCGTGAGCAGGACCGACCTGCTGGCCGCGCTGGTGACCGGCCTGGAACGGCACGGGGCCTACTCGGGCGGCCCGCGCGAGGTGTTCTCGCCGGCGCTGTTGCCCGGCATCGGCGGCATCGCCTATCAGTTGCTGCGCGCGCACGCGGACAGCGATTTGCCGACGATCCTGGTGCCGGCGGTCGACTAG
- a CDS encoding DUF6229 family protein, giving the protein MAMDKQAADLTIAWRNQAGADHPAGPLFSSGEFAQADLVFDSVDGCTASLCTGSCTVMCCILG; this is encoded by the coding sequence ATGGCAATGGACAAGCAGGCCGCGGATCTGACGATCGCGTGGCGTAATCAGGCCGGCGCCGATCATCCGGCCGGGCCGTTGTTCTCGAGCGGCGAGTTCGCGCAGGCGGATTTGGTGTTCGACAGCGTGGACGGCTGCACCGCGTCGCTCTGCACGGGATCGTGCACGGTCATGTGCTGCATCCTGGGTTGA